In Mus pahari chromosome 12, PAHARI_EIJ_v1.1, whole genome shotgun sequence, the genomic window AAGTGCTGTGTGCTCAGACCTGGTAACATGAGCTGTGGCGCATGCGGAGAAGAGCGTGCTGTAGGCTTTCCTGTTAGGTAGAGATCTCGGAGATTGCAGtgttggttgtagttttctgttttgGTAGACTAAGCACTTATTGTTTGAATGGCTTGATGATAAAATTACCCCTTTGTTTCCATCCTGCTTTGTAGAACTTGTCACAAACGCCAGTGCTTAGAGAACTACTAAAAGAAGTGAAGATGTCTGGAACGATTGTAAAAATAGAGCCACCTGATCTGGCACTAACAGTATGTATTTGATGCaacttcacatttttatttttgagagagggtctcacgaTATACCTCTGTCCTGCAAtttgctgtgtaaaccaggctggccttgaatttagagaccCACTTTTCTGCCTtaagagtactgggattaaaggcacgcaccagtATACCCATCTCCTTATTCTGTCTAAGATAGGTTCTTGCtatagccctggatggcctaACAGTTCCTTTGTACCCGAGTTTGACCTCATGTCTTGGCAGGCCTTCAGTCTTAGCTTTCCAGGTTCTGAGAGTAGAGGTGTACCTCACCATGCTGagccagatttttaaaataactgacCCAGAAAGATTTCTCTGTAGTTAAAGtcccttgctgccaagcctggtgatgTAAGTTCAGTCtcatggtggaaggtgagaactgactttccagattttttttcctgacttccACACTTGTCACAGCACAGCATGCGTACATACttcaatatacaaaataaatgcatgtaaaagaatgtttttGTAAGTATCTTCTTTATAttccaaataaattattttgaggaATTAAAACTTGTCTCTAccttgtttgattttattttagtctaagttaaataatttagaaatactTTAGGACTAATAGCTGTTATAAGAACAAGAACTTATGTTTATTAACGTttgccatgtttttgttttctgttttctctcgtGTTTTGTGTTCTGCATTGGGAATGTTGATAACTGTGAAGCCGGAGGCCTGcactgttgtttttaaatatctatgCATGTGACTCAAGTGCTGTGTAGCCAAATAAATTTTACCTTATCCATTGTTATTAGatatgttttgcttttgctttctcaaTTCTTAGGTAATAAGGTCCTAGCCatttcaaactaaaataaacttcaatttcccttttaaaatttttatttaaatttgtgtgaggcatgtgtgtgtacctgtgccaTGGTGtacatctggaggtcagaagaaaactttaTGGGGTAGATTCTTACCTTCCACGTTTAcagagttctggggattgaactcaggtgtcagcaagtactttaaccactgagcttttaGCTGGCCCTGAGCTGAAGTTTTGAGCAGAAAGTTTCCGTATCTCTTGATGTACATTTTGGATGTTTACATTGGTCAGCTCTGTTAGTATCATCGGCTTGCACGTATCGGTTAAATAAATGATTCCAGTGTTTGACCAGCATTATCTTTATTCCCACTTGCAGGAACCTTTAGAAGTAAACCTTGAGCCTCCAGGTCCCCTTACCTTAGCCATGAGCCAGTTTCTCATCGAGATGCAAGAGAACAAAAAGCGAGTTGTGACGCCTAAAGAGCTCTTTTCTCAGGTCTGTAAAAAGTGAGTATCCGCTTGTTTGTGCTTTCAGCGTCAGTGAgatagatgctgagaaagggTTATGACCAATAGCATCAGAATCAACTGCATCAACATATTTCATAATGATTTAAAAGCATCATGCTTTGTGTGATAATTAAATCTGCCTAGGCTGTTCTTACAGCAGACACAGTTTTGAGAAAACTCTGACACTGTTACTTTAAGACTTTAGTGTAGTAGACTCATcctgcttttctgtattttttctttagaGCAACACGTTTTAAAGGGTACCAGCAACAAGACAGCCAGGAGCTGCTTCGCTACCTACTGGATGGGATGAGAGCGGAAGAACACCAAGTTAGCATATTCTGAGAATCTTGTTTGTACTCTCATGGGTTCACTTGCAGTTTCCTACCAGTCCCAGAAGCCGTTGTGCTTTTAAACACATACTTATACCAGGGTTTCCAGCTAATATGCTTCATTTGGGACAAGTGAGCAGGATTAGAATGGTTCTCTTAAATGGAGCTTTTTTTGTTTACTGCAGCAATCCCATCTTTAAGGACTCTGTTACACTAGACTCCACGAGGAGAGATGTAGAACACTGGAAAACATTTCTCCCCAGACAGTCCTTGTTGCAGCATTCTCTTCCTGAGTATGGCTTAATGCAAGTACTGAGTCTGGGAAGTATTTTCACTTTAGAAAGAGTCAGGAGATGCATTTTTAAACTAAACACTTTTGTTAATTACCAGGATATATAGTGCATTTTGGAGGTATGAGTTTAATTAATTATACTAGTAACAGTAATAATAACTCatttaattttccatttaaacCAGGCAGTTCTGTGTTTCATATGGACTACCTTTTGTAGTTCTTACAGCCATCCTATGAGAATACTGTTCTATTACTCCGTAGGCTGGTGTAGAGATGTCCCATAATTAATTCAGGTCACTCAGTAATGACACAGCAGTAAGTGTTGGGGCTGGTTCTTCTAGCTCCAGTGTAGCCTCGCTAGCACTAAGTAtttcagtgttttcctgaagtggtgGTGTGTCCTAAAAAGCGGTGAATAGGTTTAAGGTCTTGAAATGCTAAGACCATCCCTGTATTCAGAGATTTGCTTTGTAGGCTTAATAGGCATAGGTtttcttcagctccttgaatTAATCTTGAAAATGTGATTATCTGCGTAAATTTGTGGAGCTACATCTTACtcctttctttaatttattacatattttctaaggaaaataactttaaaatttaatagtatatatatattcattttattattttagagagTGAGTAAAGGAATTCTTAAAGCATTTGGTAATTCTACTGAAAAATTGGatgaagaagtaaaaaataaagttaaaggtAATGTCTGATTTTTTGAATTAAAACGCTATAGTTGAATTCTTCTGTATCTTAAGACAAAATTACTGGCACATATATTTCAAACCCAGAATTAATTCAAATACAATTTACCATGTTATCATTGAGTTTCAAGAATCAATTAGTCCTCCAGCGGTAAATATTTTGGAAAAGCTTAGCTTGTGATATATTCTTTTTATGCATTAATGTATTAAGATCTATAAAGATAGATCTATAAAGATAgcatcacaattttatttttttgaaactaaTTCTAATTAACAGACTGTAAGTGAATGACACTTGTTTGACTTATCCATAGCTGGTTATTAATCATAAAGCTGTCTTAGCTCTTGTGTGTCGTTTAAGGATTTAGGACACTAGCTCAGGCTGGTCCAGAACTCACAGATCtttctgccttggcctcttgagtgctggaattacaggcatgagccgcCACACTTGGCTTTGTCCACAGAATATAATGTGGTGGTGGGACTCTCCTGCATGCTTTCCTATAAAGTCCTGACTTCTCATGTGTAACTGCTGAGCATTCCACACAGGATGGATGGAACACAAGAACCacgtttgatttttatttaagttttctaAAATGTCAGCGGTCCCAGTGACCAAGGGTCCCAGTATTAAAGCTTAAGTTCCAGTCACCTCCTAACAGCTGTGTCTCCTCAGCTTGCCATAGTCTGCTTGGTGACAAAACggtgcctctggcttctgcctgtgGGCAAAGGCCACTCAAGGAATGTTTATACACttcatgtattttgaaaattacatGATTAGATATTAAAATACTCTCTGACTTTAAACATGTCAAAAGTATTAATAGGACTGTAGAAAGTCAAATGGAACATTTTGCCTGTTATTTCCCAGGgggttttgtattgttttaagtaTAAAAAAGTTCATTTTCAGAGCTCATAGACCAAGTTATGTCTATTCTTCTGTTAGACTGCAATCTCCTATCAGTACTGATTGTCTTCAGATGTTAGCACTGGAACAAGGAGTGATAGGACTGACTAGCAGAGTCTGACCTTGTTTCCGATCATGATAACAGTCCATTGAGTGGACATTTGTTTCCTATTAATAGACGggaagacacacatgcacacgctggcatgtacatacacacacacaagcacacacatcgCGCATGGtcacatattatttataaaaaggtaattgtgttaattttgttttcagtggTAGACTATATACTGTTAACTCCCACAACTTATAAATGTAACACTGGTAATTATGAATAGAGGAAAAACATTTAGGGACAGGAAATTAAGAATGAAAATTTAGATTAGTTATTTAAACTTTTCCCAATTAACTTTAAgaaataattgtaatttttttgttgttatagattatgaaaagaaaaaggcaatcCCAAGCTTTGTGGACCGCATCTTTGGTGGCGAGCTGACGAGTACGATCATGTGTGATGAATGCAGGACTGTAAGTGGGTGTCGTGGGGTGGGCTTGGACACTGTGGACGCACAGACGTATCTAATTAAAGCAGGAGCGAGCCTCTGCCGGGGTTATTTAATTATTGACTACTAGAGTGGTATTGTTGGTCGGTCTTGAGATGAaatcttgctctgtagctcaggctggctgggAACTCACCACAGTTATCCAGCCTTAACCTCTGAGGGCTAGCATTCTAAGTATGTACCCCTATTCCCAGCCCTCACGTGACATTCTAAGTATGTACCTCCATCCCCAGCCTCACATGATGTTCTAAGTATGtacctccatccccagccctcacATGATATTCTAAGTATGAACCTCCATTCCCAGCCTCACATGATATTCTAAGTATGTACCTCCATTCCCAGCCCTCACATGATATTCTTTTTTGATGTGTATGGTTACTCACTGTAAATATATTTAGTACCCTTAAAATCTTCAATAAATtgcaataattttaaattcttctccCAACTCAAGGTCTTCAACGttctataaatttttttatttcaaatattctttttttttttccaaagatttatttatttattttatgtatgtgagtacactgcaactttctttagacacaccagaagtgggcatctgTAATgggcagatcccattacagatgattgtgagccaccatatgggtactgagaattgaactcaggagctctgtaagagcagtcaatgctcttaaccgcccCCTTCAAAGTTTCTTAATCCTTTGCTTATTAAATGCTACCTTCTACCCTTCATCCTTGGGTGGTGAGAGAGGACTCCTAATAGGTAATGCTTAATGTGAATGTCTTTCTCTGCTGGATGGGAATAATCTAATAgtaagatttaacatttttttttttccttttccatttacaTTGCCTCTGGTTGGAAAGGTCTCCTTGGTGCATGAATCTTTCCTTGATTTGTCTCTTCCAGTTTTAGATGATCAAGTAAGTATTACTTTATCAAACaagatttgtttccttttgtgttaattttgtctTTGTAGGACTTTATGAGGAACATCTTTTAAGGATCTGTGTATTTCCAGCCAGCCCATTGAGAAATTTCCCAGTGTTTACTAGAGATGGAATCATGTTTAGGATTTGAACAGAAAAAAGGGCTCTGTTCTTTACTTAAAAGCTGTGTCTAGGATCCTTTGTAGGTATTATCTTGATAGGATTACATATAGGGgagtatttttttcctattaaaataactgttttctgtatttaaagCTGACCACAAGTCCCTTGTAGTCTTTAGTGCACAAAGATTAAACAGAAATGATTATCTCAGTTTATGCCATATTAACTGGGTTCCTTTTAAGTTGCTGTAAGATACAAGCTGCTGGGTGTGGTTTCCTTCTACTTTACCCTCAACTCTGGGGAGGCACAATTTAGCAAATCTCTGAATTTAAAGTTGGGTTGGTCTATATAGGAAGTTGCAGGCCAACAAGGGTGACACCAGTGAGCACGCAACTTCTAAACAAGTGAATGAATATTGAATAAGTCATTATTCAATTTTGTATGAATTAGGAGCCCTTGGCTCTATTGCTTAGAGTAATTTAAAGTCTTaccaaactaactttactttccCTAAAACTATCATTCACAtgcagaaaaagacaaaaataaagaggaattCTGTGGTGTGATATAGAAACCACTTACACAAGTGCATTTACAAAAGGACATATATACAACATGCTATGGCATGCAGCCAGTAACATTCACTACATTCCTTTCTAATATACTTCCTTGTAACACTGACTTTGTGTCTATAGGTATATTTGTGTAGGGCTATGTGTAACTGGTTGTAAGGTGGCTTTGAAAACTTGGAGGAGctctgggtggttgtgagtcacttgACATGGTGCtccttttaactgttgagccagctCTTCACTCCCTGATGGCCTTATGCTGTCTTTCATATTTCCTCAGCCTGTGATGGTTGTTGTTGGAGACAGAGTGTTTGTATGTaaaagtcctggctgtcctggattcgCTCTGTggacaggctggcctctaactcagagatctgcctgcctctgcctcctgagtattgatATTAAGTgggtgtgtcaccatgcctgacctttaTTATATATTGTGGGAATTAAAAATAAGGGAGTAAAAAACATTAGGCAACATGGATTTTCTTTGTCCAAATAGTAGTGgtaatattttgcttttctccatattttaagAGTGGTAAGAAAAGtgtaaatgataaaaatgtcaaaaagacaatggaggaagaagataaagacagtgaggaagagaaagatgacagCTACATGAAAACAAGGAGTGATCTTCCCTCAGGGACAAGCAAGCACCTTCAGaaaaaggccaagaagcaggcCAAGAAGCAGGCCAAGGTGGGTGCCTAGGGGACACTATGCTTTGTCTGTAgttacgtttatttatttatgtatgtgaggacACTGTAACTGTGGAGagggttgtgagccttcatgtggttgttggaaattgtaTTTTAGAACCTCTACTTGCTCTGGTTggcctgctcactcagtccctgttcattccgacccaaagatttatttattattataaataggtacactgtagctatcttcagacacaccagaagagggcgtcagatctcattaccggtggttgtgagccaccatgtggttgctggaatttgaactcaggaccttcagaagagcagtcagtgcttttaccctctgagccatctcaccagcccctagtcGGTTTAACactatactttttgttttgtttgaaattttatttatttttatgtaaatggatattttgtttacattgttGTGCCAGGAAGTGTTCATGAATCACAAAAGAGCACCAAGGAGCCCGGAATAGCACtggggtctctttattacaagctcagGCTTGGGCTCTCCTCCAacccaaccctgacacagcagaacaggaagggaaggcagagcagccttgaaccctcagcaggacaaggttttataggaccTAGAAGTGAGGGGTAGTCTATCCTGGCAGATATCTGAATGTCTATTGTAAGCCAACAGGTGGGTAGTCTCAAGCAAGACAATCacagtctgaaagtacatctgaaacaatcagactaatttttgattaactgttgctaggaagtagctctGGAGTAActttggccaaggacaagccatggggtccttcctggtaggAAGGATCCTTCCTTAGCTGTAGGTCAAGTTTAAGATGGAGGCTAGTCCCAAGATGGAATAGGGTTGGCTTTTGTAGTATGTCTGTTCATTCACCACATTTATGACTGGTGCCACCACAAGCCAAAAGAGAGGATCAGATGCTCTACAATTGGGGTTACAGCTGATAGCTGCTCAgagggtgctaggaattgaacctaggtctttagaagagcagccgcacccaccctttcttcctcccttcagacactccagaagagggcgccagatctcgttacagatggttgtgagccaccatgtggttgctgggatttgaactcaggacctttggaagagcagtcggtgctcttaacctctgagccatttctccagccccaagcagccgcactctctcttttttttttcattacatttttttattattattattttctttatttacatttcaaatgctatcctataaaaaagttccctatatccccccttcccccccccgcccctgcccactcactcccagtacttggccctggccttcccctgtgctgggtcatataaagtttacaagaccaaggggcctctcttcccaatggtggccgattaggccatcttcaaaCAGCTGCACTCTTTATTTGCCCGTCTGTACAAGAAGAAATGTCAATTCaatagggaattttttttttactggcctTGTGCGTGtggcttctttgcttctttgttaaaATTTAGCCATTTTTCCCTTCCAGAATCCTCATCTATCCTGTAGCCAAGACAGTCTTGGAGTGTGTCCTTTTGTGGTTGTTTTAGTGAGACCCCTGTTAACAATCAGTAATTACAACTGGTAGATAGATCTTTCTGCAGTTGCCTCGGTTTCTAATTACTGTGACAATGTACCACGAACAAAGGACGTAAAAGTTTCACACTTCTAGATGGTGTGAGTTCAGATGGCAAACAGAACAATGCAGAACTCacctcttcattttgttttgcttttcaagacaaggtttctctatgtagccatacctgtcctggaactcactctgtacaccaggctggccttgaactcacagagatctgcctgcttctgcctcctgagtactgggattaaaggcatgcaccactactgccaaGCCCAGAGCTATAACCATGCAGAGGAGGTACACTGGGAATGGCATAGGTTTTGAAGCCCTCAGTGTCTGCCCCAGTAATGTAACTCCTGCACGGCCACACCTCACCCACATGGACCTGTGGGGCCATTCTCTTTCAGACCACCACTTTGTCTAATACTGGCTGCTCAGGTCTAAGTTATAGAGCTCCTGAGTAGCTCACTTCATAGGAAGGAATAGACACTAACTCATACTACTATTTCCACAGTAGTCCAATGTTATGAATAGTGATTATTCTTGATTTCATTTAAAGAACTTTTTGTCCTAATTTACTTGAACTCTGATagtaaaggaatttttaaaatcagaatttgAGAGTGAACACTCCTTATGAAatgtttgaaaaacaacaaaatctgatACAGTATGTAcactcattctctgtctctcctctctctctttatatatactCTTTACTAAGAACCAACGAAGGcaacaaaaaattcaagaaagattTCTTCACTTCAATGAGATCTGCACCACTGACTACACTGAAGACAATGAACGTGAAGCCGAGACAGCACTTCCGGGAGAAGTGAAAGTGGATACCGAATCCAGCCATGGTTCTCAAGAGGAACTTACACAGACGGGGTTTTATGTTAACCAGAAGGATTTGAATGGCCAAGAGAAAATGATAGAAAGTACAGCTGATGTGCAGAAATGCCCAGAGGACCTAGAAGTGAAAAGTGTCAACACCGAGAGTGATCTGGGAATTGTGGCATCTGCTACTGAATGTCCTAGAAATTTAAACGATGCCTTCCTGGAAGAAAGGACCAGTGGAGAACTAGACATTATCAATGGTTTAAAAAACCTTAATTTGAATGCTACTGTTCATCCTGATGAAATAAATATAGAGATTCTGAATGACAGTCATTCTCCTGCATCCACGGTATATGAGGTCATTAACGGGGATCCAGAAACTGCTTTCTGTACCCTCGCAAACCGGGAAGCTTTTAGTACTGATGAGTGTTCAATCCAACATTGTTTGTATCAGTTCACCCGGAATGAGAAACTTCAAGATGCGAATAAACTGCTTTGTGAAGTGTGTACAAGACGGCAGTGTAATGGACCAAAGGCAAATATAAAAGgtatttagttgtttttcttgTAAAAATTGATATTAAAGCGTGCATTTTGCAGGTAGAATAATTGTGAATTATGACATCTGGGTTTAGAGAGTCACTAGTTCTCTCTTGCTTGTAATTGTgttagtcaaaagaaaaaaaactgtgttAGCATGGCTAGTTCAGTGCGCCCTAAGAACAAAACGCGGTCTCTTTCTATGGGTAAATTCCCACTGGAATGCAGTCATAACATCCTGGCAGTAACTGATTCTCTGCATCATCACATTCTCATCAGCATTTGTGATGGCCCTCATCTCCCTAACACCAGGAAGTCTGGAAGGTTTCAGTGCATGTCCCCTGGTCTTGCCCATGTTCTTTATGTTTGACTGAGTGGGATTGAAAGGGAGTAGGATGTCACAGACTGTTGAAGAATTCtaaagtccttccttccttccctccttccttccgatttatttattattatatataagtacactgtagctgtcttcagacaggccagaagagggcatcagatctaatttgggtagttgtgagccaccatgttctgggatttgaaatcacaaccttcggaagagcagtcagtgctcttacccactgagccatcttgccagccccctgaAGTCATTTCTTTACAcgtaaaataatacaaagaataaataacgTTGCTTTTAGGGATTTAATTTTGGAGCAATGGCAAGCAAGCCAAAATCCATAGGCCTACTACTGTTTCTGACAGTCTCGGAGCAAACTGTGTTCCTCTCGTGGTCATTTCTTATGAAGGGAGACATGCCAAGTGCCTCCAGACATCCTGCTTATGTAAGTTCTCAAAGATACCGTAAAATGTTCCGGTGTCTGGagttgaacctagggctttgtacATTTTGGTAGTGAGTTGTAAtcaaagcctttttaaaaaatgctgtcctcaaacttgccaTCCTTGTACCTCTACCTcttaaatactgggattacaggcatgtgtgacCGTATGCCCGTCACAGCCTCAAAAACATCTCTTATAAACTTccaaccctaattaaatgtgCTGCTTACATTCTTCATGTGTTCTGGACATTTTTCAATTTATACTGAGAAAATGTCCTTGATTTTTGCCTCTTGGTTATTAAAGACACAAATATTACTACATTCTCCGCTGCAGTTTGTTAGTCCTGGCTTTAGAGCTTGAGGTCGGTCCTTCTGTAACAGACTGGATGTTTGCAGGTGACAGGAAGCATGTTTACACCAATGCCAAGAAGCAGATGCTGGTCTCCCTCGCGCCTCCTGTCCTCACTCTGCATTTAAAGAGATTCCAGCAGGTACCCTCAGAACCTCAAATTAGTTTTTTAAGTATGTAACCCCTACTTTAGTCTCTTCTGAATTTGTTTCTACCTTAATTCTAATTTCAAAAAAGTAGGAAATTTACAAGAGAAATATGTGTAAGTTTGTCAAAGTGGAGAGATTTAGACAGTCCTGGTTTCTAGAACTTATGATTTGTAGTATCTTATTCAAAGTTTAACTTCAGATTAGAAAAAtaccgccaggcgtggtggcgcacgcctttaatcccagcacttgggaggcagaggcaggcggatttctgagttcgaggccagcctggtctacaNNNNNNNNNNNNNNNNNNNNNNNNNNNNNNNNNNNNNNNNNNNNNNNNNNNNNNNNNN contains:
- the Usp16 gene encoding ubiquitin carboxyl-terminal hydrolase 16 isoform X1; its protein translation is MGKKRTKGKSVPDKASSESTVEPMCRHLRKGLEQGNLKKALVNVEWNICQDCKTDNKVKDKPEEEAEDPSVWLCLKCGHQGCGRDSQEQHALKHYTTPRSEPHYLVLSLDNWSVWCYKCDEEVKYCSSNRLGQVVDYVRKQAGVTTSKPAEKNNGHIELENKKLEKESKNEQEREKSENLAKETIPMDSASQITVKGLSNLGNTCFFNAVMQNLSQTPVLRELLKEVKMSGTIVKIEPPDLALTEPLEVNLEPPGPLTLAMSQFLIEMQENKKRVVTPKELFSQVCKKATRFKGYQQQDSQELLRYLLDGMRAEEHQRVSKGILKAFGNSTEKLDEEVKNKVKDYEKKKAIPSFVDRIFGGELTSTIMCDECRTVSLVHESFLDLSLPVLDDQSGKKSVNDKNVKKTMEEEDKDSEEEKDDSYMKTRSDLPSGTSKHLQKKAKKQAKKQAKNQRRQQKIQERFLHFNEICTTDYTEDNEREAETALPGEVKVDTESSHGSQEELTQTGFYVNQKDLNGQEKMIESTADVQKCPEDLEVKSVNTESDLGIVASATECPRNLNDAFLEERTSGELDIINGLKNLNLNATVHPDEINIEILNDSHSPASTVYEVINGDPETAFCTLANREAFSTDECSIQHCLYQFTRNEKLQDANKLLCEVCTRRQCNGPKANIKGDRKHVYTNAKKQMLVSLAPPVLTLHLKRFQQAGFNLRKVNKHIKFPEILDLAPFCTLKCKNVAEESTRVLYSLYGVVEHSGTMRSGHYTAYAKERTPSCHLSNLVLHGDIPQDCEMESTKGQWFHISDTHVQAVPITKVLNSQAYLLFYERIL
- the Usp16 gene encoding ubiquitin carboxyl-terminal hydrolase 16 isoform X4; this encodes MGKKRTKGKSVPDKASSESTEPMCRHLRKGLEQGNLKKALVNVEWNICQDCKTDNKVKDKPEEEAEDPSVWLCLKCGHQGCGRDSQEQHALKHYTTPRSEPHYLVLSLDNWSVWCYKCDEEVKYCSSNRLGQVVDYVRKQAGVTTSKPEKNNGHIELENKKLEKESKNEQEREKSENLAKETIPMDSASQITVKGLSNLGNTCFFNAVMQNLSQTPVLRELLKEVKMSGTIVKIEPPDLALTEPLEVNLEPPGPLTLAMSQFLIEMQENKKRVVTPKELFSQVCKKATRFKGYQQQDSQELLRYLLDGMRAEEHQRVSKGILKAFGNSTEKLDEEVKNKVKDYEKKKAIPSFVDRIFGGELTSTIMCDECRTVSLVHESFLDLSLPVLDDQSGKKSVNDKNVKKTMEEEDKDSEEEKDDSYMKTRSDLPSGTSKHLQKKAKKQAKKQAKNQRRQQKIQERFLHFNEICTTDYTEDNEREAETALPGEVKVDTESSHGSQEELTQTGFYVNQKDLNGQEKMIESTADVQKCPEDLEVKSVNTESDLGIVASATECPRNLNDAFLEERTSGELDIINGLKNLNLNATVHPDEINIEILNDSHSPASTVYEVINGDPETAFCTLANREAFSTDECSIQHCLYQFTRNEKLQDANKLLCEVCTRRQCNGPKANIKGDRKHVYTNAKKQMLVSLAPPVLTLHLKRFQQAGFNLRKVNKHIKFPEILDLAPFCTLKCKNVAEESTRVLYSLYGVVEHSGTMRSGHYTAYAKERTPSCHLSNLVLHGDIPQDCEMESTKGQWFHISDTHVQAVPITKVLNSQAYLLFYERIL
- the Usp16 gene encoding ubiquitin carboxyl-terminal hydrolase 16 isoform X3; the protein is MGKKRTKGKSVPDKASSESTVEPMCRHLRKGLEQGNLKKALVNVEWNICQDCKTDNKVKDKPEEEAEDPSVWLCLKCGHQGCGRDSQEQHALKHYTTPRSEPHYLVLSLDNWSVWCYKCDEEVKYCSSNRLGQVVDYVRKQAGVTTSKPEKNNGHIELENKKLEKESKNEQEREKSENLAKETIPMDSASQITVKGLSNLGNTCFFNAVMQNLSQTPVLRELLKEVKMSGTIVKIEPPDLALTEPLEVNLEPPGPLTLAMSQFLIEMQENKKRVVTPKELFSQVCKKATRFKGYQQQDSQELLRYLLDGMRAEEHQRVSKGILKAFGNSTEKLDEEVKNKVKDYEKKKAIPSFVDRIFGGELTSTIMCDECRTVSLVHESFLDLSLPVLDDQSGKKSVNDKNVKKTMEEEDKDSEEEKDDSYMKTRSDLPSGTSKHLQKKAKKQAKKQAKNQRRQQKIQERFLHFNEICTTDYTEDNEREAETALPGEVKVDTESSHGSQEELTQTGFYVNQKDLNGQEKMIESTADVQKCPEDLEVKSVNTESDLGIVASATECPRNLNDAFLEERTSGELDIINGLKNLNLNATVHPDEINIEILNDSHSPASTVYEVINGDPETAFCTLANREAFSTDECSIQHCLYQFTRNEKLQDANKLLCEVCTRRQCNGPKANIKGDRKHVYTNAKKQMLVSLAPPVLTLHLKRFQQAGFNLRKVNKHIKFPEILDLAPFCTLKCKNVAEESTRVLYSLYGVVEHSGTMRSGHYTAYAKERTPSCHLSNLVLHGDIPQDCEMESTKGQWFHISDTHVQAVPITKVLNSQAYLLFYERIL
- the Usp16 gene encoding ubiquitin carboxyl-terminal hydrolase 16 isoform X2, with amino-acid sequence MGKKRTKGKSVPDKASSESTEPMCRHLRKGLEQGNLKKALVNVEWNICQDCKTDNKVKDKPEEEAEDPSVWLCLKCGHQGCGRDSQEQHALKHYTTPRSEPHYLVLSLDNWSVWCYKCDEEVKYCSSNRLGQVVDYVRKQAGVTTSKPAEKNNGHIELENKKLEKESKNEQEREKSENLAKETIPMDSASQITVKGLSNLGNTCFFNAVMQNLSQTPVLRELLKEVKMSGTIVKIEPPDLALTEPLEVNLEPPGPLTLAMSQFLIEMQENKKRVVTPKELFSQVCKKATRFKGYQQQDSQELLRYLLDGMRAEEHQRVSKGILKAFGNSTEKLDEEVKNKVKDYEKKKAIPSFVDRIFGGELTSTIMCDECRTVSLVHESFLDLSLPVLDDQSGKKSVNDKNVKKTMEEEDKDSEEEKDDSYMKTRSDLPSGTSKHLQKKAKKQAKKQAKNQRRQQKIQERFLHFNEICTTDYTEDNEREAETALPGEVKVDTESSHGSQEELTQTGFYVNQKDLNGQEKMIESTADVQKCPEDLEVKSVNTESDLGIVASATECPRNLNDAFLEERTSGELDIINGLKNLNLNATVHPDEINIEILNDSHSPASTVYEVINGDPETAFCTLANREAFSTDECSIQHCLYQFTRNEKLQDANKLLCEVCTRRQCNGPKANIKGDRKHVYTNAKKQMLVSLAPPVLTLHLKRFQQAGFNLRKVNKHIKFPEILDLAPFCTLKCKNVAEESTRVLYSLYGVVEHSGTMRSGHYTAYAKERTPSCHLSNLVLHGDIPQDCEMESTKGQWFHISDTHVQAVPITKVLNSQAYLLFYERIL